Proteins encoded together in one Leishmania infantum JPCM5 genome chromosome 20 window:
- a CDS encoding putative DNA-directed RNA polymerase polypeptide: protein MATGAHAMSDFGDEYQRKKLEMLPALMAMRGILNHHIASFDHLIEVELQRILLNESNVEIKSTVDPDFVIRYQNIRICRPQEIVGKGHIPKLVTPQECRVRDMTYRGDMIVDVQYTSRDRSRAMLVEKDVKIGTIPIMLKSKCCNLYRKTREELVNMRECPLDPGGYFIIKGVEKVCLVQEQQSKNRVIIEADEHGNISAHVQSKTHYSISKCAVTFKKGSIVLTHRSFTEDIPIIVVLKALGLENDQHITQCIGTSPEFQEILFPCFEEARLLNVVTQNDALQYIGEKRKETVWEAEETQQRQVNRSKADKAAEFLANVLLCHIREAQVQKDWNFRHKAFYVCFMVRGMIEASFDASLLDERDFYGNKRFETTGTLMALLFEDLLKQFNRVVKTAMDQQLSKKDSTRPFNVKQLMESKMEVIQNGMRMAISSGRWDLKRFNMNRQGITQVLSRLSYIASLGMMTRLASSFEKTRKVSGPRSLQPSQWGMVCPCDTPEGESCGLVKNFATLSQVTLDLNDSYVRAAAHALGVEEIDTVTPTDFLHYYTVFLNGTLIGIHRYPNRLCAGIRALRRSGRLHPHVSISTQPRQRTVQIGSDGGRIVRLLIIVRDGKPAVTSAHLDRLRDRLCTHNDFLAEGLIEYVDVNESNDCLIAVYPADIGPYTTHLEVEPLSLLGVVAGIIPYPHHNQSARNTFQSAMGKQALGTVALNQYIRADTVLLLGAYPQRPLCRTKAMSLTHYEKLGAGINAMVCVMSYSGYDIEDAQVYNKSSLDRGYGRCVVLRKHEVDLEKYAGGEFDVILPPEKNSGTGKFKALNPDGVASKGALVQQYDVLVNKFTPVAGGDPRPAPLVYKYPQPAVVDHVIISPPGDYDRSLDVDQKIKVITREVRPPEPGDKFSSRHGQKGVVGLIVNGVDMPFNERGMCPDMIMNPHGFPSRMTVGKLLELVCSKAAALRGSMGDGTAFGGDSADSISQQLLSFGYNYHGKDVFYSGITGDLMQGYVFFGPIYYQRLKHMVTDKMHARSTGPRSMLTRQPTEGRSRSGGLRVGEMERDCMVGYGASNLLNERLLISSDMFTADICHVCGNLGYNNRCTYCKTKGTTSKVNMPYAFKLLIQELQGMGVSLRLTMDPPT from the coding sequence ATGGCCACAGGTGCGCACGCCATGTCAGACTTTGGTGACGAGTACCAGCGGAAGAAGCTGGAGATGCTTCCCGCACTCATGGCTATGCGGGGCATTCTCAACCACCACATCGCCTCATTTGACCACTTGATCGAGGTGGAGCTTCAGCGAATTTTGCTGAACGAGTCCAATGTTGAAATCAAGAGTACTGTCGACCCGGACTTTGTGATTCGTTACCAGAACATCCGCATCTGCCGACCACAGGAAATTGTAGGCAAAGGCCACATACCAAAGCTTGTGACGCCGCAGGAGTGCCGTGTTAGGGACATGACGTATCGAGGCGACATGATTGTAGATGTGCAGTACACCAGCCGCGACCGCTCACGAGCGATGCTGGTCGAGAAAGACGTAAAAATCGGGACTATACCTATTATGCTCAAGTCCAAGTGCTGCAACCTATACCGCAAAACACGCGAGGAGCTGGTGAACATGCGCGAGTGCCCACTCGACCCTGGTGGCTACTTCATTATCAAAGGCGTTGAAAAGGTGTGCCTGGTtcaggagcagcagagcaaGAACCGTGTCATCATTGAGGCTGACGAACACGGCAACATCTCGGCCCACGTGCAGAGCAAGACGCACTACTCCATCTCCAAGTGCGCCGTTACCTTCAAGAAGGGCAGCATCGTTCTCACGCATCGCTCCTTCACAGAAGACATCCCGATCATTGTCGTGCTCAAGGCGCTCGGCTTGGAGAATGATCAGCACATCACACAGTGCATCGGCACCTCGCCGGAGTTCCAGGAGATCCTTTTTCCGTGcttcgaggaggcgcgcctGCTGAACGTGGTCACGCAAAACGACGCTCTGCAGTACATCGGTGAGAAGCGGAAGGAGACGGTgtgggaggcggaggagacgcagcagcgacaagtCAACAGGTCAAAGGCCGACAAGGCGGCCGAGTTTCTCGCCAACGTGCTGCTCTGCCACATTCGGGAGGCGCAGGTGCAGAAGGACTGGAACTTTCGCCACAAGGCCTTCTACGTCTGCTTCATGGTACGTGGCATGATAGAGGCCAGCTTCGACGCATCGCTGCTTGACGAGCGCGACTTCTACGGCAACAAGCGATTCGAGACAACCGGCACGCTGATGGCCCTCTTGTTTGAGGACTTGCTGAAGCAATTCAACCGCGTTGTGAAGACGGCAATGGATCAGCAGCTGTCCAAAAAGGACTCCACGCGCCCCTTCAACGTGAAGCAGCTGATGGAAAGCAAGATGGAGGTGATCCAGAACGGCATGCGCATGGCGATCAGCAGTGGGCGATGGGACTTGAAGCGCTTCAACATGAACCGGCAGGGCATCACACAGGTGCTCTCGAGACTCTCGTACATTGCCAGCCTCGGCATGATGACGAGGCTGGCGTCCTCGTTCGAGAAGACGCGCAAGGTAAGTGGCCCACGCTCGCTGCAGCCAAGTCAGTGGGGGATGGTCTGCCCGTGCGATACACCAGAGGGCGAGAGTTGCGGCCTAGTGAAGAACTTTGCGACGCTTAGCCAGGTCACCTTGGACCTGAACGACAGCTACGTccgtgctgccgcgcacgcactTGGCGTGGAGGAGATCGACACAGTTACGCCGACGGACTTTCTGCACTACTACACCGTTTTCCTCAACGGCACCCTCATTGGCATTCACCGCTACCCCAACCGACTCTGCGCCGGCATTCGCGCTCTCCGGCGCTCCGGCCGTCTTCACCCGCACGTGTCTATCTcaacgcagccgcggcagcgcacagTCCAGATCGGCAGTGATGGCGGTCGCATCGTTCGCCTGCTCATCATCGTGCGCGACGGAAAGCCGGCCGTCACCTCTGCCCACCTCGACCGGCTGCGCGACCGCTTGTGCACACACAACGACTTTCTGGCAGAGGGGCTGATCGAGTACGTGGACGTGAACGAATCGAATGACTGCCTCATCGCCGTCTACCCTGCCGACATCGGGCCATACACCACCCACCTCGAGGTGGAGCCACTGTCGCTACTGGGCGTCGTGGCCGGCATTATCCCTTACCCGCACCACAACCAGTCCGCCCGCAACACCTTCCAGTCCGCCATGGGCAAGCAGGCCCTCGGCACTGTGGCGCTCAACCAATACATACGCGCCGACAcggtgctcctcctcggtgccTACCCACAGCGGCCTCTGTGCCGCACAAAGGCCATGTCGCTGACACACTACGAAAAGCTCGGCGCCGGCATCAACGCCATGGTGTGCGTCATGAGCTACAGCGGCTACGATATCGAGGATGCGCAGGTGTACAACAAGTCCTCCCTGGATCGTGGCTACGGCCGCtgtgtggtgctgcgcaagCACGAGGTGGACTTGGAAAAGTACGCGGGCGGCGAGTTCGATGTCATCTTACCGCCGGAGAAGAATAGCGGCACCGGGAAGTTCAAGGCGCTCAACCCAGACGGGGTTGCCAGCAAAGGTGCCCTTGTGCAGCAGTACGACGTCCTCGTGAACAAGTTCACCCCGGTCGCTGGCGGTGACCcgcggccggcgccgttGGTGTACAAGTATCCGCAACCTGCGGTCGTTGACCATGTCATCATCTCGCCCCCTGGTGACTACGACAGGTCGCTCGACGTCGATCAGAAAATCAAGGTAATCACGCGGGAGGTGCGACCACCAGAACCTGGTGACAAGTTCTCATCACGTCACGGACAGAAGGGCGTCGTCGGCCTGATTGTGAACGGAGTCGATATGCCCTTTAACGAGCGAGGCATGTGCCCCGATATGATCATGAACCCCCACGGCTTCCCCAGTCGCATGACGGTCGGCAAGTTGCTCGAGCTCGTTTGCTCtaaggcggcagcgctccGAGGGTCGATGGGCGACGGCACAGCCTTCGGCGGCGACTCGGCAGACAGCATcagccagcagctcctctctTTTGGCTACAACTACCACGGCAAGGATGTCTTTTATTCGGGGATCACGGGCGATTTAATGCAGGGCTACGTCTTCTTTGGGCCCATCTACTACCAGCGCCTCAAGCACATGGTCACAGACAAGATGCACGCTCGCTCGACCGGGCCTCGGTCGATGCTCACTCGCCAGCCAACCGAGGGCCGGTCTCGCAGTGGTGGCCTCCGCGTTGGAGAAATGGAGCGCGACTGCATGGTTGGCTACGGCGCGTCCAACCTCCTCAACGAGCGACTTCTCATCAGCTCCGACATGTTCACGGCGGACATTTGCCACGTGTGCGGTAACCTCGGCTACAACAATCGGTGCACGTACTGCAAAACCAAGGGGACTACCTCCAAGGTGAACATGCCCTACGCTTTCAAGCTACTTATCCAAGAACTACAGGGCATGGGGGTCAGTCTTCGTCTCACGATGGACCCCCCGACATAG
- the DOT1 gene encoding putative histone-lysine N-methyltransferase, with translation MHKRLRRADNTAPQPVKTPKLVDVQQPLSAPVELGDGTARSPYRLPLRKTPNASGCLHCPTHRCHCVWFGAQLERCYASLSLKRETERSKKRELCAKSILPPFVTRLIRIANVASGETFYDLGCGNGSVLFQVAALTGARCVGVEINPHNAELANAAWVFLRPIFETQFRRELSVEIVCADFCTLLRDAVYFPTPCVIWAANLLLPRPVNHYLSERLRSVPRGTRIMCFEDMYPHSRSLARLRDPDAFEKFDMVDYEWQPDSVEWCSNTGRFFLYVKRT, from the coding sequence ATGCACAAACGTCTGCGTCGTGCCGACAATACGGCGCCTCAGCCGGTAAAGACACCAAAGCTGGTTGACGTGCAGCAACCGCTCTCTGCCCCTGTCGAACTTGGCGACGGGACTGCGCGCAGTCCCTATCGTCTTCCGCTGCGGAAGACTCCGAACGCGTCCGGCTGTCTGCACTGCCCGACGCATAGATGCCACTGCGTGTGGTTTGGCGCGCAGCTAGAGCGCTGCTAcgcgtctctctcgttgAAGCGGGAGACGGAGCGCAGCAAGAAGCGTGAACTCTGCGCCAAGTCTATCCTGCCCCCGTTCGTCACTCGACTCATTCGCATTGCCAACGTGGCTTCCGGGGAAACATTTTATGATCTAGGTTGCGGAAATGGCAGCGTTCTTTTCCAGGTGGCCGCCTTGACAGGTGCGCGGTGTGTAGGGGTGGAGATCAACCCCCACAACGCGGAGCTCGCGAACGCAGCGTGGGTGTTTTTGCGACCCATCTTCGAGACGCAGTTCAGGCGCGAACTCTCAGTGGAGATTGTGTGTGCTGACTTTTGCACTCTCCTCCGCGATGCTGTGTACTTCCCTACGCCGTGCGTCATCTGGGCGGCGAACCTGTTGCTTCCCAGGCCGGTCAATCACTACCTCtcggagcggctgcgcagtgTGCCGCGTGGGACGCGCATAATGTGCTTCGAAGACATGTACCCGCACTCTCGCTCCCTAGCCCGCCTACGTGACCCTGACGCGTTCGAAAAGTTCGACATGGTGGACTATGAGTGGCAGCCGGACAGCGTGGAGTGGTGCTCCAACACTGGCCGTTTTTTCCTGTATGTGAAGCGCACATGA
- a CDS encoding phosphate-repressible phosphate permease, translated as MVQPFLWIAVVGAFVSFLTGAGVGMNDLSNAFGTTYGAKVLTLSQIVLLASVCEFVGAVSLGGAVTATISGGIAKPADFEDHPYMFMYGMLCACGAAFCWLAIATWLTLPVSSTHSICGGVIGFALVYGGADSVSWADNQDEFPFVNGVAPIVASWFISPLLTGVVAAAIFGSVRWFVLRHANSVQRAILTLPIVVTITFFLEAFFVLFKGAQSRLHWDMYHAAWVAMWIAAGAGVLSCGFVPLLKRRVKKMEQRATVLAHRHGHALGGADDEMAHRGCFDELPVDPHSTEWREAGEPARAAPAPSALPLSPPSSTYASAQSRRADGSCDKVEGSPGTVVREDDGAENSAVISLGELQAVTASGTEVQLYNTHAEMVYRYLQVLTAICASFAHGASDVSNAVGPLAAINSVYQTGAVQTTTSIPTWILCLGGAGLVFGLATFGARLMRLLGEQITVITPSRGFSAELSAALVVSFASGYGIPVSSTHCITGAVVGISMLDVGLLNVRWWMVLKMYGGWACTLVLTAVVSAVFFAQGINAPSR; from the coding sequence ATGGTGCAGCCGTTTCTCTGGATTGCAGTCGTCGGCGCCTTTGTGTCGTTCCTGACCGGCGCCGGGGTAGGCATGAATGACCTTAGCAACGCCTTTGGAACGACCTACGGGGCGAAGGTGCTCACACTTTCTCAAATCGTCCTTCTTGCATCTGTTTGCGAATTCGTAGGTGCAGTCAGCCTGGGCGGTGCAGTAACGGCGACTATATCAGGAGGTATCGCCAAGCCCGCCGACTTCGAAGATCACCCTTACATGTTCATGTACGGTATGCTGTGCGCCTGCGGTGCCGCCTTCTGCTGGCTCGCCATCGCAACATGGCTGACGCTTCCGGTATCCTCCACGCACAGCATCTGCGGAGGCGTCATAGGCTTTGCTCTGGTGTACGGCGGTGCTGACTCGGTGAGCTGGGCTGACAACCAGGACGAGTTCCCGTTTGTGAACGGAGTAGCGCCGATCGTCGCCTCATGGTTCATTTCGCCGCTCCTCACCGGTGTCGTGGCAGCCGCCATCTTCGGCTCTGTTCGGTGGTTTGTGCTTCGACATGCAAACTCGGTGCAGCGAGCCATCCTGACGCTTCCGATTGTTGTCACCATCACGTTTTTCCTGGAGGCCTTCTTTGTCCTCTTCAAGGGTGCCCAGAGTCGCCTGCACTGGGATATGTACCACGCAGCGTGGGTGGCCATGTGGattgccgctggcgctggtgtGCTTTCGTGTGGCTTTGTCCCGCTGTTGAAGCGGCGTGTAAAGAAGATGGAGCAGCGGGCGACGGTGCTCGCACACCGGCATGGCCACGCGCTAggcggtgccgacgacgaGATGGCGCATCGTGGCTGTTTTGATGAGCTGCCAGTCGATCCCCACTCCACAGAATGGCGCGAGGCTGGCGAgcctgcgcgcgccgctccagcgccgtcggcacTGCCACTCTCACCACCGTCTTCAACCTACGCCTCGGCAcagagccgccgcgccgacggcagctgcgacaAGGTGGAGGGATCCCCTGGCACGGTGGTGCGCGAAGACGACGGTGCAGAGAACAGTGCCGTTATTTCGCTAGGAGAGCTACAGGCCGTGACTGCGAGTGGAacggaggtgcagctgtacaacacgcacgccgaAATGGTGTACCGCTACCTACAGGTTCTCACTGCCATCTGCGCGTCTTTCGCACATGGTGCGAGTGACGTCAGCAACGCCGTCGGTCCGCTCGCCGCCATCAACTCCGTGTACCAGACAGGAGCGGTGCAGACAACAACGTCGATTCCCACATGGATTCTGTGcctgggcggcgctggtctTGTTTTTGGATTGGCCACCTTTGGCGCTCGTCTCATGCGCCTCCTTGGCGAGCAGATCACTGTCATCACACCCAGCCGAGGCTTCTCGGCGGAACTGTCCGCAGCCTTGGTGGTGTCTTTTGCTTCTGGCTATGGAATCCCTGTGTCATCCACGCACTGCATCACGGGAGCTGTTGTCGGAATCAGTATGCTAGACGTTGGGCTTCTGAACGTTCGCTGGTGGATGGTGCTCAAGATGTACGGAGGATGGGCCTGCACTCTTGTCTTGACCGCGGTTGTGTCTGCCGTCTTCTTTGCTCAAGGTATCAATGCCCCTTCTCGATGA
- a CDS encoding anti-silencing protein asf 1-like protein: MADPVLQLLEIELLGANPDAYTNQFQWRMRLEAAASLPQTLSVSFVWVGSASSSQHDQVLDDFEVGPLEKGITEFTLECDAPQMELVPVEDVVGVTILLISFQYRGQEFLRVGYYTQVAYFDAQLNRNPPPLPERALLGRFVAMPQPAVTVTPIDWGQ; the protein is encoded by the coding sequence ATGGCCGATCCCGTGCTGCAGTTGCTAGAGATTGAGCTGTTGGGGGCAAATCCAGATGCATACACGAACCAGTTCCAGTGGAGAATGCgtctggaggcggcggcgagttTGCCTCAAACCCTGTCCGTTTCCTTCGTGTGGGTCGGAAGCGCTTCGTCGTCGCAGCACGATCAGGTGCTCGATGACTTCGAGGTCGGACCGCTGGAGAAGGGCATCACTGAGTTCACTTTAGAATGTGATGCCCCGCAGATGGAGCTGGTACCAGTGGAGGATGTGGTGGGCGTGACGATTTTGCTCATCTCGTTTCAGTACCGGGGCCAGGAGTTCCTGCGCGTGGGCTACTACACTCAAGTGGCATACTTTGACGCGCAGCTTAACCGGAAtcccccaccgctgccggagcGAGCATTGCTGGGTAGATTTGTTGCCATGCCGCAGCCAGCTGTCACAGTCACTCCCATTGACTGGGGTCAATAG